A window of the Arachis duranensis cultivar V14167 chromosome 5, aradu.V14167.gnm2.J7QH, whole genome shotgun sequence genome harbors these coding sequences:
- the LOC107487012 gene encoding putative disease resistance RPP13-like protein 1, with protein MADGASFRKQITSIFRHRMGSEKKNSEYDDLLEKIVGAIHREEEKTTIEILLKEPAGENGVPPVVAITGIAGIGKTTLALLVCEDDKVKGRFGSPIWLNAAGKTFDDLASIAGPVKAAATSSGNPSLLVLDDLRAEISKSKVSELRKHGVSVGAGAIIVTTRRTWQSHGDEAIHAFPLAGLDVGKNWSLFTSLGSSNKHKEEITEILDKCNGFPLAIKLVSTFLESRAGTLQEAKLSELLPRRLILQPHEVQLLAYVSLFPDDYLIHPDRLIHLWIAEGFVPPEEPWRRVIDDFVASGIFQDVKREEGGDGVVKSCTVHPYVQELARFVAKKDEFISTGIDESQLLLRASFDLRSADSVSKLELFLKEEKRARDLRTILFHGMVESPLVLGNQQAERMNEYTCDKVLSTCKALSIPSLGCLVKLSLYNCSTPEPLPRLDELPSLEVLELRRMHSLRFIAEKCDDSVHQVFTLLKELTLWGSPKLESWWNGKSKNSIIFSCISSLRIQYCPNLTRMPLYPTLDKMLVLLDSSVEPMRDTIRKSSSETGSKEEKVVPFSKLKCMFIASIKEFPQEKWLVEFTSLEKLHIRDCLQLEALPSGFKHLRSLQSLTIETCPVLDLDQSPDEWEGLEKLNFLIIREIPKLNSLPKGLKKVVFARNQAS; from the exons atgGCTGACGGAGCCTCGTTTCGGAAGCAAATTACAAGTATTTTCCGGCATCGGATGGGATCCGAAAAGAAAAATTCGGAATACGACGACTTGCTGGAGAAAATAGTCGGAGCAATccatagagaagaagaaaaaacgaCCATAGAAATACTGCTGAAAGAACCTGCTGGTGAAAACGGTGTTCCTCCTGTGGTTGCCATTACGGGGATTGCAGGAATAGGGAAGACAACACTTGCTCTCCTCGTTTGCGAAGACGACAAAGTCAAAGGCCGTTTCGGATCGCCGATTTGGTTAAATGCCGCTGGCAAAACATTTGATGATCTGGCATCCATTGCAGGACCTGTAAAGGCGGCGGCCACATCCAGCGGGAACCCCTCATTGCTTGTGCTTGACGATTTAAGAGCTGAGATTAGTAAATCAAAAGTGAGCGAGTTAAGGAAGCATGGTGTCTCCGTTGGAGCAGGAGCAATAATCGTAACTACACGTCGCACATGGCAGAGTCATGGTGACGAAGCTATCCATGCTTTTCCCTTGGCGGGGCTCGATGTAGGAAAGAATTGGTCTCTGTTCACAAGTCTCGGAAGCAGTAACAAACACAAGGAGGAAATAACAGAAATTCTGGACAAGTGCAATGGATTCCCTCTAGCCATAAAGCTTGTGTCGACATTTCTCGAGTCCAGGGCCGGGACTCTCCAAGAAGCTAAACTCAGCGAGTTGCTTCCGCGGCGGTTGATACTCCAGCCTCATGAAGTACAGTTACTTGCTTATGTTTCCCTTTTCCCTGATGACTATTTGATCCATCCTGATAGATTAATTCATCTCTGGATCGCCGAAGGATTCGTCCCGCCGGAAGAACCTTGGCGTCGGGTTATCGATGACTTCGTTGCCTCAGGTATATTCCAAGACGTGAAACGAGAGGAGGGTGGTGACGGCGTAGTGAAGAGCTGCACAGTGCACCCTTACGTGCAGGAGCTGGCACGCTTTGTCGCGAAGAAAGACGAGTTTATCAGCACCGGCATTGACGAGTCCCAGCTGCTTCTACGAGCTTCGTTTGATCTGAGGTCAGCCGATTCCGTTTCGAAACTTGAATTGTTCCTTAAGGAGGAGAAGAGAGCGAGGGATCTGAGGACCATTCTTTTTCATGGAATGGTTGAGTCTCCTCTTGTACTTGGCAACCAGCAAGCGGAGCGCATGAATGAGTACACTTGCGATAAGGTGTTGTCCACTTGCAAGGCCCT CTCGATTCCTTCCCTCGGTTGCCTCGTCAAGCTCAGTTTGTACAACTGTTCCACACCGGAACCTCTCCCCCGGCTGGATGAACTTCCAAGCCTCGAGGTTCTCGAGCTTCGGAGGATGCATTCTCTGAGGTTCATTGCAGAAAAATGTGACGACAGCGTTCATCAGGTATTTACATTGTTGAAGGAGCTAACACTATGGGGCAGTCCTAAACTCGAAAGTTGGTGGAATGGCAAAAGCAAAAACTCAATAATCTTCAGTTGCATATCGAGTTTACGGATCCAGTACTGTCCTAACTTGACCCGCATGCCACTATATCCTACTCTTGACAAAATGTTGGTGTTGCTGGATTCAAGCGTGGAACCAATGCGGGATACAATACGAAAAAGTAGTTCCGAAACGGGTtctaaagaagaaaaagtagtTCCGTTCTCCAAGTTGAAGTGCATGTTCATAGCAAGCATTAAGGAATTCCCACAGGAGAAATGGCTCGTAGAATTCACTTCCCTTGAGAAACTCCACATTCGAGATTGCTTGCAATTAGAGGCTCTGCCCTCAGGTTTCAAGCATTTGAGGTCGCTGCAGAGCCTCACCATTGAGACCTGCCCCGTTCTTGATCTTGACCAATCCCCTGACGAATGGGAGGGTCTAGAAAAGCTTAATTTCCTGATCATAAGGGAAATCCCCAAGCTCAATTCCCTTCCAAAGGGACTGAAAAAGGTTGTCTTTGCGAGAAATCAGGCTTCATGA